The nucleotide sequence ttaataaaataatatattcatatacttatgcattttatgtttttcaTTTCAAAGCTTTTAAAAGACGATTCAATATCTATTTATGAGATTATGTCTAAGGATTTTTTATTGGCCTCTATTTTACCAATACTCATCCCATGCATATTCCCAACCATCTTTTCCTTCTTCAGGTTAAAACGtgttttaaatatgtttttttttttttttttttttatttattattattttttttttggtttTCAATTTTTGGTATAGAGAATTTTTCAAAGGAATAAACAAAAGGACAGTAAAGGCAGATTAAGGgataaaattttaactAACCTTTACATTTTAGTATAGGAATATAttagcatatatatgtgtgcaaaaatgtaatttatgattaatttatatttcaagcttggaaaaaatgttattgtgcataaaaatgaaaacagCTGTAAGCTTATAAACTTAAATATTGatataactatatatatttttttacacatTCAAATAACTACAAATGGGAgatatttaatattgttttccattcttcataatatatatgtatatgtatgtatgcaTGTAATTGAATGTATTATTCGTTTTTTTCTTGAGCAATTTAATGGGATATCCcccaaaaaaatgttaaaataataatgttaaacataaaatatattttgattatatttatcttattaataaaagtgTTTTGggttattatatatattgctTACATGACAAAAAaaggataaaaaaaatgagaaatTAAATATGCAAAGTTAAATGATAGGGAAATGCTTATGTATATGGAATTAAGGGTAAACAACTGATGTTgtaaaaagtatattatatgcatatgcaCTTTTTCcacttttttataaactaTTAACTGtgatttaaatttgttGAGGAAAACAGGCTTACAATGAAATGTGAAAAAAGTggtaaaataataattacaaaaaaaatatatatacacagcattcaaaaaaaaaaaattgttggcgaaaaaaaatatacaaacaCATGAAAATGTGCAACTTATAGtgtaattaaaaaaaaaatatatatgatttattaAAGTTGACTACAATTGGCATTTTTAAGATAAACAGAATGtatggatatataaatatgccACCGTTTTGTGCAttgatataaaattaaaaatatattaatatatattggcCATATTTTTTGGCATTTTctatgtttaaaaaaaagtaaaaagtgctaaatatataattgataATTCTTAgaattgttattatataaatatatatttaggAAAAAGCAGTTTTTGCatgcttatatatatgtgtgtatcGTGAGCTTACTGATATAAAACGGCAATTTCGTTTATTATTGGTAATATAGTTTAtgcatattaatattagcaatattgttgtatatattatttttgttgcCCATATATAGAAACCGTTTATACGTTAATATTGTCTATTTGCTGGTGTGgcttaaaaatatataatatatttttatttcattcaAAGTTTAgcttatatatacaattttgttttttatttttatttattttttttttattttgtcaATTTGGTGTTAGAATAAggaatatacatatttgcacatattttatgtgcatatttgaattatttaaaaattaagactaatttttgttaagctttatttttcaaaagattatttatttgttaaaagTGTACCAATTTTGCCGGTAtagatatttttatatacacatgttttattaatattgtgtttttatttacagTAAGTACTATAAGTAAAAAGATATggatacaaaataaatacattcagcaataaaaaattttgtataacAAAGTATTTCGAAAaggatatatattataattaagaaaacatatgaaaaaaaatcaaagtGTTTTCACATTAAGTGTGCATATTAAACAcctgaaaaaaatgttggTTGTATTTTCATGCATATATGTTAATCATAAAATAGTATTCATGTTATATTAATaggaaatattataacgaaccagtatatatatggcatataatttttatgagatataaacattaatttagtttatatattatggttatatgaaaaaatataataattgaaaggaaaaaaaatgtgatgCTAAAAAAAGTGATATGAATAATTATACGAATTTTTATTCGTTGATAGAAAAATGTTCCCCTTCcccccaaaaaaaaaatatattgtattcctaattaattttcatttccccttatatatatatatatatatatatttatgaaaatagttaaaggaattttttaaagaaaatataatttttcatattatgcatggatttatttttgttatgtttataaatatttttccaataatatattacattttttataattttttatgcgcagaataataatatatatggctcattatttttgtaacaaatttttcttttttttctttacattttctaagtattataataaataaatataatatatatatatatatttttttttttgttcttttttaaaaaaattgtccattaataaatgaatatatatgctgAAATAtgtcaaaaaatataatacatataaatattatttagtGCTAATATCACATATGtaatgtaatatatataattatatgtatgtatataatattataatgtaataatatatacgtatataatatatatgtaatacaatattatatatacggGCACTTTTGCTTAATAAATAGTAcgttaattttattaccatatattttatatatatatataatatatattaatatacataaatttttgcttttttttttacattttttttgaaataaaattgggaaaatatgcatatataatatatatatttaacagATAAAAAATCGCTTTGACATGCccttttttgtatattatatataatttgtattttgtttatatagaATGTATTATcatgatatatatgtacatgatacacatataaaatatatataacattttttttccatgctgaaaattatatgatatataaaatatttttatcatataaagAACAggttaaataaaaaaaaaatggataaaaattactaaaaatatgaaataatttatatataattatatctatttaataatattaacaagaaaaattcaaataaaaaataaaaaatgtatataaagCATACATATAGcatacaataataaaagtattaccatttaatattaatgaaaaataaaaatttgtgcatatattgaaggtatgcatatatgtgTGCATACATGcacatataattatatattaagttgtatataaaaaaaagtatatattatatgtatacaacacatatacatatacatgcaatttgttaataaatttgcATGTATATGTCAAGtagtattttttgtttttatgtaataataagagaataaaatataagggataaaaatagtaacagaaaataattatagcAATTGACGAAAAATTAAGCGAATTGTGAAAATTAAACACAAATGAATAtttgtatacatatatagtACAGATAGAtgtgtttttattttgatctTTCGCAAAATGAAGGCTCaacaaaaaagaaatataaaaaatataaatacaaataataaagatgataaaaatataataaattttgaaaaaaaaacgcaTTCAAATAGTTCTGAAAATAACGATACACGTCATAATAAACCTTCTAGAATAGGAGGAAGTaatgaattattaaataaaaaaaattttgaaaaagattataaaatagatgaaaatatgaaaagtAAATCGGGAAGTGAAATTAATACTAAAtcaaaaatgaataatatgaaaaataccgaaaaaaaacaaaattcaAGAAACATTACTGATTCAAATATACgagataatataaaaataaataagaatGAAAAAGAGAATATTGATAAATCTAATAGTAAtgatttgaaaaaaaataaaaaagtattaaataataaaataaaaaatcttAGGCATAGTTATAGCAATAATAGTAGTAATATAACTAAAAAAAgtgataatttaaataaaaaagacaaaGATACAATCTCAATAGGTTCCGATAATGACATGAACGAATACTCAGAGGCAATCACAACAGGGAATAACTTAAAAAGAAGTAATagtttaataaaaaatgtgaaaaaaaaaaataataatttttcaaatagtttgaataataaaaatttatcaaaaGATGGATTAGATGACATTGTTAGTGAAGAAGATAGTGATGaagattttaaaaatttgaaaaataaaaataataaaaatatgaatggTAAAAATAcgaatgataaaaatgtaaatgatagtgatgataataattcaaatgAATCTATGTCatataatttgaaaaaaaaaaatagattAAGTAGTTATGATAGTGAAACATTGAAAAAGcaatctaaaaaaaataaagatttaTCTGAAAGttctaataaaaaagaaggaattaaaaagggtcttttaaataataaaaaaaatgcaaaaggaaaaaatgaaaacgaTTATTCAACTTCTGAAGAtgatacaaataaaaaaaataaaaataagaaaagtggaaatatgaaaaataaagggAAAACGattatagaaaatgaaaatgaagaagaagaagaagaagaagaagaagatGATGAAGAGGAGGAAGAAGAGGATGAGGGATATAAACGAAATAGATTAAGGAAATCTAAcagtataaaaaatataaaaaatggaataagTCGAAATagtaaatttataaaaaaaaaaaataatataaaaccaaataaagaaaaatgtgTGCCTAATAATAAATCTGGAAAAAgccaaataaaaaatgtaaaaaatgaggaagaatattcatattttgatgaatatatatattctaataaagaaagaaaagcaattttagaagaaaaagaaagaaaaagacaaataaaagaaggatatataaaaaaaatgaaattaaataaatatgcagATGATGAATCAATagaatttattaataatcctaattatattatgatattattatttttaactatatataaaaatattataaaaattgaatGGAATTTTAAAGATATTGATGAAATGtttcaaaataaagaaaatactGAATTTGGAAGAAATTTGATtttgaaattatttttttttttgggtAGATATTTTAATTCTAAATCagtttttatgtataaatatatatcgaGAATATTTCAAGATAAACAAAATGCTTTAGTGAAAGttgttaattttaatgaattatttccaatattaaatgaaaatcaaaattataaaaatagttcAGGAGGTAATtcaaaaaagagaaaagataaaagaggaaaaaaaaataaaaatttgatcAAAACAGATGAAATATTTGACGAACTTGCAGAAAATGAGGATCATATTGATGAGGCCAACGAATTTGATGAAGATGTCCTTACACATGAAGAGGAATTTGAAGAATCAGAAAATGATgtagaaaatgataaaactTTCTCAGAAATCgaaaaagataataatgTTGTTAAAGATGAAAACCAACTTAATAAGAAAGAAGATGATGTAAATTGCAAAGGTTTATTCAATTtagaacaaaatataaagaatgAACTTTCGAATAATGTTGAATCGAAAGCTGAAATAGTAACAGAACATATGATAAAGGACGAAGAAAAATGTGGAGAAGAAAAAGACGAAATTAAGGATGAAACAGGATTAAGCAAAAAGTTATTTTTAGAATGGAGTGATTTAAATACAATATCAAAATTAAGAATAATTAGAATGCTATTAAATTTAGTTCTTTGTGAAAgtaacaatttaaaaaaaatggtatTATCTGAAAATATCGATTTTAATAATGGGTATTTAGGAAAAATTAATACTGATAAATATtggtttatttttaatgatacAATTGATAttgaatttaaattatatgttgaaaaagaagaacaaggtatttttgaatttgtatgtgataatgatgatgttttatatacattagGGTATAATATGTTAAAACATGCAAATACAAAACCAATGGGggatataataatagaaaaatataataaaatttgtcgagaaaaaagaaatcgAAATCGAATATTGAAACAACAAAAGAAATTATATgatgatttaaataatgaacaattattatatgcttCTAAAAAAAGACAACATAAACAAGTAGAGCATTTTAGTTttgataatgataaaatgcgaaaaaaaaaaaatgaaaatatgatttCAAATCCTTATtctttacaaaaaaattcatatcaaaaaaatgatagaTCTCACAGATTAGCGACTAGAAATGcacaaaaagaaaatatagaagattttgaaaattggaaaaatggagaaaatacaaatattagTAATGTTTTAGAAATGGGTGAAAATGATATGaatgatgaaaaatttgtagaattaaataatatgattgataataatgataataataatcagAATGGAAAcatgaataatattaacaatCCGAATGTAGATGTAGTTGTAAAAGTGCCATTAAAAAGaggaagaaaaaaaaaatcggaaaaaaaaaaacgtggtagaaaaaaaaaaatagtaattgAAGAAGGTATGGATCCAAATAAtcctttaaaaaatgaaataaaaaaaataataaaagtaaaaagAGCTCCATATACAAAAAGAGCTATCAAACCAGTTGtttcaataaaatatggaaCCCGTAGTAATTctttaacaaaatatgaaaCTGAACAAATGCAATTTAGTATGTTTGATATGAATAATCATCATGCTTTACAAAATgatgaattttataaaaataataatataaataatagtaaattttttaatcctaacattcatttaaataatttttataatccGAATATATCAGGTCCATATAACATGCATAATAACATAATTAATATGCGAAatcaaaaaacaaatactccaaataattataactttccttatatatacaatcctcctatatataatcaatattatatgtataacgGATCGatgtatatgtataatgCTGGAATGAATAGTAATTCAATTAATAATCCGAATGGTTTAAAAGATGAAAAGAATGAAAGCGGATATACAAATGATACAACAATTGGAATAAATATTCGAAATGGAATTATGCCAACGGGATTGAATAGTGGAATGAATGGAATTGgaaatagtaataaaaatgggaAAGTTAATAacattaatgaaaatacaaatgaTCTGGGTAATATTACAAATTCCggtatgaaaataaatggaCTGATTCAAAATGGAAGTGAATTGAGTGGTATCCAAAATATGGGAAATATGAATAGAggaaataatgataataatagtaataatatagattcaaataataataataataataataataataaaaataatgaaaatgaaaataatataaattataacgattcaattaataaatataattcttTTATGCCAAACagaaataataatccagtaaataatataaatgatcatcatatatataacactATGtacaatttaaaattgccatatgtaaataatgatataatgaattataATTACAATTTGGCTAATTAccaaaattttaattatgataaaatgaataagaATATGTTTAAAAGATATCCTAATTTTATTCCAAATAATTTCCctcaatataataatatgaatatgtaTCCAGGATTTAATTCGTATACCATGAATTACCAATCAGGGCAAGGATCTCAGATTTtgaaaaacaattttactAATGAAACGAGTGAGTTTGTAGAAatgaatgaaaataatttaaatactactactactaataataataatagtaataatgatagtggtaataatgataataataataatgatatagtAAATGGattagaaaatatttctaaaatAAATGAGAGTAGTAATTTAAATAGAATTGGAAATACGACTAATTCTGTAAATGTCGGAACAATACCcgatattaataataaagaaaacgatttaaaaaatgttagtAATGAACTTATGAACAATGATGATAAATTATGTGGTGATTTACAAACTATTTTGAATAGAAATGAAAGTTCCAATAAATGTGATTATgcattaaataaaaataaactaaataatgaaaatggtAAAATAGGAGATcaaaacattattattagtaaCGATCTAGTAAACAATGAAATCGGTTTGTCAATGGAAAACGGTTCCAAAAATGTTGATGGAAATGAAATTTAGAATTATTAGCATTGTTTGAGGATATAAAGATGGCtaaagtgaaaaaaaaaattatgcaaatgttattgtatatataggatatctatatatacaattgtTTTCcccttttttctttttttggtttatattaaatatggctatacatattatatggATAGACTagaagatatatataattgtggGAATAAAAGCGGTAAATTAGCTTACTGCCAAAGatgtgtatattattatatacattattattattattatatatatatacatctGTACGTGTAAATatgttttgttttcttcCCTTCACAccattaaaattatatttatatatttgcaaTTTCAAAGAGCATACATATTTGTTAACTATATTTGACACTTATTTATGTggatgaatatatattctttcacttttaattttttatgtttagCAGAATTGGATtagtttatattttctgtatatatatgataacGTAATGGgtagtattttttatttttttattatgcatttttttattttccattatcttttccctttttatggttaattttttatttttttgaaaataaaaattctttatattgttaaatatgcattatataaaaaatatggttTATATGCtatgttaattttattatttttccttttttttttttatgaacatTTAACGAAATATACACTagtacatatatgtatatatcaATTAATTTGACAAAGTGTAATTGTACTATAACATCAAACGATGATAAGACTTTTCACACAGTATGCTCCATAgatgttatatttttttgatacgtatgttttttgtttacataaatatataaataaacgagaatatatgaaaaaaaaaaatttttaaattgaatattttgaaaGAAAATATGTTCAGATTAAATATGGGAAACTTGAATTTTAGGGTTTGATTGTGTGTATAAttgtaattataaaaatttatcgaattatttaatttataaatagatggattatttgtatgttcattttttttttactattttaatGAGAGCACATATAAGTTGATATGCTCattttgatttaaattGTTTGAATTTTATCCAACAATAATGGACGATTttgaaattgaaaaaaaaaaaaaaagtttataaaaaaaaagtagaagatataattaatatgatatattattggTATAGTGCTATGCGAATTTACTAATATTTCCAtttgaagaaaattattattttagaGAAATAAATGTGAGCAAGTGATGTTGTTGATATATTGAACCAaccatattttaaaaacaaagcatgggatataaaaaaaagtaaatattatgaaagtTGAAATGGCTAAACATTTTAGAATTTTTTTGAGAATTGTAAATAATCaagaaatgaaaattatagataaaaatattcttgATGAATTAAGAAATTGGGGAAGAGAAAAAACTCTAGGAAACATCAAAATATTagaagaatatataaaatataaaaatgtgcTAAATGActattcaaatattttacaagaaaaaaaagaaaatgaaaatgagcAAATTGAGAAGGTTGCCAACTATGTTGGATTAACTACAAACtattcgaaaaaaaaaataaataaataaataaaaaaagggaattttttaaatgtataGCTTTATATGCTTAATAGTGTGTATATGTCATTAATGTGAACtcaatatttataaaaatgaaggaagaatatatacaaatgtTGTAAGCTTTATCATTTgcttttttgtttattttatacaatttttgtATGTTTCAAAAATTTTCACTCTATGCATTATGGAAATTGCAAGGATTGCATAATTTACATGAGTGATAATCgttcattaaaattaaaaagatgtcgtttttttttttttttttgttaaactaaaaaatatatattttttcaaaaaaaaaaaatgtaagtATGAATGGGACGGAAATGAAGTGGTAATATATGCCCACGTTGGTTACGCATTATGCAATAGTGTATATTCAGATTTTCGAAAAAtgttgataaaaatatgtgcaTTAATGTTAGTGTGttcaaatttaattatttccaTAACTTTCTTAAGGTAAAATTTTTCTCTGCATCTTGTTTCATAACTTTAGCAACAGCCATTTCAAAGTCCTCCTGAGTAACATGAACTCGTCTTTCTCTTAATGCAAACATACCTGCTTCAGTACAAACAGCTTTAACTTCTGCTCCTGAGCAATTATTCATATCTGTAGCGATTTTAACCATATCAATACCTCTCattaaattcatttttctGCTATGAATTTTAAGAATTTCAATACGTGCTTCTACATTTGGATTTGGGAATTCGATTTTCCTATCGATCCGTCCGGGTCTTAATAATGCATCATCTAATATATCAATTCTGTTAGTGCACATAATAACTTTAATATTCTGTGTCGACTCAAATCCATCTAATTGATTTAATAATTCCATCATTGTTCTTTGAACTTCTGAATCTCCATGTTCACCTTCTATTCTTTGACTTCCTATAGAATCAATTTCAtccataaaaataatagatgGTGCATGCTCTCTGGCCATAACAAACAATTCTCTAACCATTCGAGATCCTTCTCCAATATATTTCTGAACAAGTTCAGAACCCGAAACTCTAATAAATGTGCAATCTGTATGATGTGCTACGGCACGTGCTAATAAAGTTTTTCCAGTACCTGGGGGTCCATACAATAATACTCCTTTAGGTTGGGATATACCTAATGATTCAAATATTTCTGGATGTTTAACTGGTAATTCAATAACTTCTTTAACTTCTTTAACTTGCTGATCTAACCCTCCAACCATTTCATATGTTGAGTCAGGTACTTTTTCAACTTTCATTAATGAAACAAGGGGATCAACTTTACTTggtaatattttatgtaacTTATATGaatcattatataaagCTACTCTTGTATTTGGTGTACATTTAGTTATATCTATATGGCTAGCTATATCTACTACATATTTACCTTCTGGGTTGATTTTAACAAgcactttattttttcccatTGGTTTAGCTATTTCACCAACATATGATGCAGCTTCTAATAAATATTGGATTTCATCTCTTAATTCTCTAACTCTTgtatttaattcatttcTTTGAGCTTCTAAccgttttttattttgtaattttttatttataattgaTTCATATTCTTCTATTTTCATTTCATAATATGTTTTGATGCCTGATTGCATTTCCTcgtcatttttatttccatgaattttatcattttcatttttttttccttctCCTAAGTCACTTGATCTCATTTGCATATCAACTGCTGCCATATTTTACTTTTGTTATGTCCccacaaaatataaaataaatgaaataattcttgtatatataatgatttatttgCTTGACGTGTGCATACAATAAGAATGAGTGAACTTATATATAAGTTACACTTATTAACTtctgtgttttttttcactaaccctttaaattttgtgtatatatttgtgtttACGAATTCGAGCACATATCACTATATGTATGaatagaaatattatatactatcaaaagttttaaaaaaaaatgcaagaaaattacaaaaaataaaaaaaagtaaaaaaattgtaataaaaaggggcaaggaaaaaaacacaatgataatataaaaaaataatagtgtaacagtattattatttatcgCTTTaatagaagaaaaaaaaaaaattagaaataTTACATTCAgctatataaaatatatgaattgtACATtattgaatatttttttcttatactATTGTATgcctattatatataatataatttatatattcacgtggcaaatatattttttttccatatttatttgcatttttttcttttatacCATATACTTattcccttttttttattatttttttttctcttcttttccctttttggttattatttgtttatttgtACACCGTTATACTACAAAACTAATTGTTTGtttgtttgttttatcATTGTTAATAGTTGAATAATTTTGTGAACATTTATGGTTAgctaataattataaaagtatGTTACCTTTTCACATTTTGGCGCGCATATTTTTACACaaataatacataatatgtatacatatataatatgttttatatctttTCACGTTTCACTAAATAATTTCCTGTATAGCAAAAAGGCttgtttataatataattatatattttgcaaAGAAAGGTATCTTTATAATAGCtacaaaaataacaatatgaATCCTactttaatatataataattatttgacGTCGCATTAGTACACCTAAGgtatgttatttttattacactATTTCAAGTTcacaatataaaaattgattttttatatttctattcCAAAATAGCTGTATATATAGCCATaccaaatataaaaatgacaTAATTATTTACCTTTATAATGATGTGCTATTTTCCTCAATATGCCTTCACATATGCATTAGTAagatttgttttattattttttaaatcgaATTTAAATGATGTAAAAGTCAAATTAAGGGAAAAactcataaaaaatagggGGAAAAAACATGATATGTTCATAAAAAAGCATACTATTTTATGtactaaataaaaaaaattattgtgTGCATGTAAAATAAGGAAAATagtttattaaaaattgtaaatataatgcacatgtatatatatctgTAAATATACAgaattaaaacaaatattagTGTAAAtcatgaaataataaaatgtaggattttacaaaaaaaaggtgtatatatataatatatacatgccCAAATTTGttctttaaatttttttactaattTGACCTGCATAGTACAGAAATTGTGTAGGAAGCTATAATTTGTCTATTGAAAAAGTAATTTGGGCTAGTCAACTTTTTCTcgttaattatatttaatatgtcTGAATAAATATGTGCAATATGCATATTGTTCCGTTTTAATGATTCTTTCATTATAGTATTTGAATTAACAGTATCCAAAGTTGTGATCATctggaatatttttttaatatattttaatttaatataataaaaaaaatcattttgAGGGGTAACTTTGTTTATGTGATAAAAACTTTCATAATCGGTTAATAaagaattataaata is from Plasmodium berghei ANKA genome assembly, chromosome: 14 and encodes:
- a CDS encoding 26S protease regulatory subunit 8, putative, which produces MAAVDMQMRSSDLGEGKKNENDKIHGNKNDEEMQSGIKTYYEMKIEEYESIINKKLQNKKRLEAQRNELNTRVRELRDEIQYLLEAASYVGEIAKPMGKNKVLVKINPEGKYVVDIASHIDITKCTPNTRVALYNDSYKLHKILPSKVDPLVSLMKVEKVPDSTYEMVGGLDQQVKEVKEVIELPVKHPEIFESLGISQPKGVLLYGPPGTGKTLLARAVAHHTDCTFIRVSGSELVQKYIGEGSRMVRELFVMAREHAPSIIFMDEIDSIGSQRIEGEHGDSEVQRTMMELLNQLDGFESTQNIKVIMCTNRIDILDDALLRPGRIDRKIEFPNPNVEARIEILKIHSRKMNLMRGIDMVKIATDMNNCSGAEVKAVCTEAGMFALRERRVHVTQEDFEMAVAKVMKQDAEKNFTLRKLWK